The nucleotide sequence ATGTCCCACCATGGGACACGGATAAACACGTCTTTTAATTCACTCCATTTTAAAGGGCTAAGCGGTGAGAAATACGGCACACCAAAGGATCTCAATTTACAAAGATGTGTTAACAACACAATCGAGCCTAATACGATTCCAAACAGACCAAACATCCCAGCAAGTATCATGATTGGAAAGCGTAGTAATCGAATGGAAATAGCCATGTTGAATCGTGGTATCGTGAAAGAGGCAATCCCGGTGAGTGAAACGACGATAACCATCGGAGCCGAAACAATACCTGCTTCAACGGCTGCTGTTCCAATTACCAGTGCACCCAAAATACTAACCGCTTGGCCTATTACTTTCGGTAAACGTATCCCAGCCTCTCGAAGTGCTTCAAAGGAAAGCTCCATAATCATAGCTTCAATGAATACAGGAAACGGGATTGCCTCCCTGCTTGCTGCGATACTTAACAGCAGAGTTGTCGGTATCATATCTTGGTGAAAGGATACGACCGCAATATAAAAGGCTGGCATTAATAAAGCGAGGAATAGAAGCGATACCCGCAAAATGCGCAGGAAGACTGAAATATGAAATCGCTGGTAATAATCTTCACTTGCTTGAATGAATTGCCAGAAACTTACGGGCAATATGAGCGCAAACGGTGTACCATCCACAACAATGGAAACTCTACCCTCTAACAAATTAGCCGCTACCGTATCGGGTCTTTCTGTATTTTGAAGTTGTGGAAAAGGGCTCCAAGGACTATCCTCGATTAATTCCTCTATATAACCACTTTCTAATATTCCATCAATCTTAATTTTGTCGATTCTAGATAAGACTTCTTCTACTAATTGTGGAGGAGCAAGATTCTCCAAGTATAGAATTGCTATCGATGTCTGGGTCTCGGTCCCAACTGTTCTAGATAAAACTTTTAAGTTAGGGGAGTGAATTTTTCGCCTTACTAAGGAAGTATTCACTCGAAGGTTCTCCGTAAAACCCTCACGTGGACCCCGAATAACCGATTCCGCATCTGGCTCGGAAATACTTCTGCTTGAGCCGCCCCTGACTTCTAAAACGAGTGCTTGATCCAATTTATCAACTAAAAGAATAGTATTACCGTTAAGAATTTGCTTTATAATCTCTTTAAATGTATTAGCTTCTTTGACAGAGTTTACGGAAACAATCTTATTCTCTATGTACTTAGGGCTTATAGATTCTTCAGATGTTTCCTCTAATAGCTGCTTTATCGCATGAAATTCTATTCGGTTTGAATCAATTAATCCATCTACAAAAAAGAGATAAGCTTTATTATTACCTGATGTTAGTTGTCGGAACACAACGTCTGAAGCGCCTTCAAACTGTTTCTTTAAAAATTCTACATTCTTATCCAGGTCTGTAAAGATAGGTGAATCTGTTGTTTCAGGTAATTTGCTTTTCTTTTTTGTAAAAAATCTCCCCATGAAAGAAACTCCCATCCAAACTTTTTTTGTACGTTTCCCTGAGGGAGAAATTCTATACGGAAGGGTTTGCTTTACTAGAGGGATTCAAAAGCAAAAAAACTCATTTTTCATGAGCCCTTTCCTAAATGTGGCTAACCTTTTATAGCTTTTACATAGCCTTTTGCAACACGAACATTATCGTCGACTTCCGTAGTTTGCATTGCAGCATAATGGGTGAAAAAGCCATTAGATAGTTCAATTTGTAGGCTTGTAAAACCAGGATGCAAATGAGGAAGCATATTCTAGTGCTTTGTTTATTTGCAAATAGCTGTTCGAAAACTTATCAAAAATTTAAAAGTTAGTGTTGATAGTGGGGTGACAATCCGTTTTTTGCTTCATTCACTTTATCTAACTAACCAAGCTTCTTCTAACATTGTTTATTGGGACAAAAGCTTTTATTAGATAAATGTTAAGATACTGTAAAGTTTTAAGAGTGCTCTTGAAGCATTACCATAACATGATATATAATTCCGATATCGAAATTAGATAATGAAAACCGATATTGTTGGAGGTGTTTAATTTGGAAGACAAAGTATTGCGCAAGCTGTTTCTAGGTTTCATACACATACATATTTTACACCATGCCAAGGAACACCCTATTTATGGTGTTTGGATGGTCAATGAACTTAAAGAGCATGGGTATAACATTAGTTCAGGTACTCTTTATCCGATATTACATTCCATGGAGTATGATGGTCTATTAAAGAAAGAAGAGAGAAACGTTGAAGGTAAAATAAGGAAATACTACACAATTACTGATAAAGGGAATGAAGTTCTAATAGAAGCAAGAAAAAAAGCTTATGAATTATTTAAAGAAATAAAATAAATGAGGGAGGAAACACATATGTCTAAACAAAAAACTAAAATTCAAACTCTTTTGGAAATATTATTAACATCAACAAAGTTAGGACTGACTTCATTCGGGGGACCAGTTGCCCACCTAGCATACTTTAAAGATGAATATATTGACCGTCGTAAATGGCTGGATGATAGAACATATGCTGATATTATTGCGATTTGTCAATTCCTACCTGGTCCAGCTAGTAGTCAGGTGGGTATATCCATCGGTATGTTGCGAGGAGGTTTGCTTGGAGGACTTATCTCATGGTTTGGATTCACAGTACCATCGATTATAGTGTTAATTGTATTTGCGCTAATGTATCAAACATTTTCTTTAGAAGATGCAGGTTTCATACACAGCTTGAAGATAGTTGCTGCTGCTGTGGTGCTCCATGCTTTAATTGGATTAGGTAAAAAGTTAACACCCGATAAACCTCGGCTTGCGATAGCTATAGTGGCTGCTAGTATTATGTTATTATATCCATCTGCATGGATGCAGATTTTAATTATTTTAGGAGCTGGCTTATTAGGGTTAAAACTATTTACAGATAAGGCCGATTCAAACGTTCAGCCTTTTTCCGTTAATATTTCCAAAAAGCTTGGATTGACTTCTTTAGGTATTTTAATAAGTTTGCTTGTTATATTACCGTTCTTAAATAGAGTATCTGATAATCCTTTAATTACCATTTTTGATACTTTTTTTAGAGTTGGGTCGCTAGTTTTTGGTGGGGGACATGTTGTATTACCAATGATTGAGCGTGAAGTGGTTCCTACAGGCTTATTAACAGCCAATGAATTTTTAGCTGGATATGGTATGGCACAAGCTGTACCCGGACCATTATTTACTTTTTCTAGTTATCTTGGAACGATGATGGAAGGTATAACTGGAGCTATTGTAGCAACAATTGGCATTTTTCTTCCCTCATTTTTGCTAATTATTGCGGCTTTACCGTTTCTAAATGAGTTACGAAAACGAGCATCTTTCCAGGGCATTTTAATGGGGGTAAATGCTAGTGTGGTAGGTATTTTGTTAGCTGCATTTTATGACCCAGTGATTAACAGTTCCATTTTTAGTACCACTGATTTTGCATTAGGTGTCATCTTATTTGGATTGTTAACTATATGGAAAGTACCAGCTTGGTTAATTGTTATATTAGGAGTTATAGGTGGTTATGTCTTACAATTTATTACGCTTTAATATAATTCTACTTATAACTAGGAGAGGTGGTAGTATCTAGATGTAAAAAGTACCTTTAGTTAGGTCCATTTTATTTTAAAAATGGACTTAACTAAAGAATTAGATACATTTAAAATGTAGCCATTGTGAAAATCCTCACTTTTCCTAAAGTTAAACAGTCAAACATTAAGATATTGAAAAACGCTTGGATTTGAAGTGACCCCAAGAAATTGGACATATAATTTAATTAAGCCGCTGATTGGGCAAGAGTTCTGAATTGTACAGGGCTCTTGCCTTTTAACTTTGATTCTATACGTTTGTTATTATAATAAAACATGTATTCTCCCAAACTTTTTGAAGAGCTCCAGCAAATGTTTGTACAGAACATTAGCTCTAAGCGCGGAACTCCCTGTTTACCCTATAAACTTATTTTCCTTCTGAAACCGGGAAGGTGTAATTCCAGTCCACTTTTTGAACGTACTACTAAAGTGCCGCTCATCGTTGTATCCGATTTTATTGGCTACCTCGTAAATCTTATAATTTTGGGTTAATAAGAGTTTAGCTTTGGTGATGCGGTATTGGTGCAAATAGTCGAGAAAATTTATACCAAGCTCCTGTTTAAACAGCGAGCTCAAGTAGGCACTTGAAACGAACACTTCGTTAGCAACGGATTCTAAAGTTAAGTTTTCTGTGTATCTTTCTTCAATAATTACTTGTGCTCGTTGAACGGTGCGATGAACCGGTTTTTCAACTGTCAATATTTCAAAGACGTTTTGGAATATCTTTTTCAGAATAGAGGACATGTCATCGAATGTTTTCATTGTAGGCATTTTTTCGAGCCAGTTCACGAAGTCATTTTCCCACTCAATTTTGGTGAGTGTTTTTCCTTGTACAAATTTTTGCATCTCGATAATGAGTGTCATAGCCTTAAGATTCATTTGATCCTTATGATAGAATGTGGTTTCCTTTAAATAAATAAGCCAACTCTCCAATTTATCTAAGGCTGCATCGTATTGCTTATTATAAATATCAGTTATAAGTTCATTTTCGAATCTAGAAAGTTCCTTATCATGAAGAATATGTTTGTAATCTCGATCTTCTGTATAGAAAAAGGCATTTTTTTCTTTATGATAATAGTGTTCATCTAAAGCTTCTTTGGCTTCTTGAAACGTTTGATGTAAGTCATCAATGGACGGTTTTGGATTTCCAATCCCCATATATATGGGTAGTTTCAAATATTGCTGAAAGTTCTCCATTAACTGATTTAAATAAGTTTCTAACTTACTAGGCTCATAATTTGAATCTGTGTTGGCCACCCAAACGAGCAGCTCTTGATCAAATAAAACTTCTAAGTTCCCATCATAAAAGGAAGATAATGTTTCAGTTGTCACGTTTAGGCAAGCAAATTTTAAGAGCTCATAATCATCTATATAGTAGGAAGTGGCTTTGGTTGGGAATCGAATAATCCCAACATGCATGTCTATATTAGGGCGGATATTCATTCTTAGCTGTTTTATGATGTCTACTTTATCGTCTGTTCTGGATTGTTCGGGAAAATGAAACCAATATATTAATTTTTCAACTTTATCCAGGCGATTTTTTTTATCCGTGTATTCTTCTAAAAAATGAAGCTGTTGGTTCATTAGCTTTGCTTGCTCAATCCGTTGTTTGGCTCGAAGAACAGCATCTAAAATTTTATCAGGTAGGGCTGGTTTTAAGATATAATCAAATACATTTAAACGGATTGATTGTTTTGCATATTGGAAATCCTCATAACCTGTTAGGACAATTGCTTCAAAGGAATAATCTTTGTTTTTCGCTTGTTGAATGAATTCTAATCCATTCATTTTAGGCATTTGAATATCCGTTAGAATAATGTCTGGGTGTACGGATTCCAGTAACGATAACGCTTCTGCACCATTACACGCTTCTGCACATACGTCGATATTGTGCTTGTTCCAATCAATGGACGAAACAATACCATTTCGGATGGTCTCTTCATCTTCTGCTATTAACAGCTTAAACAGGTGAATCACTCCCATTCTAAAGGCTTATTCCTTCTATAAGCCCATATTTAATGCTCTATAGACAAAGGGATACGAAGCATGACTTTTGTTCCCATTCCCTGTTCACTTTCAATCATCATCGTGGCCTCTTGTCCATACTTCATTCTTAAGCGTTCCATGATATTTAGTAAGGCATAACCTGGCCGATCCTGTAGCTCTTCCATCGCAATCGTTTCGAAATCAGTCTTTTGGAGGAACTTATTGATGTGATTTAGTTTCTGTTTTTCAATGCCATTTCCATTATCTACAACATCAATCAATAAGAAGCTATCCTTTCGAACAATGTGGATATATATCAATCCATTATCTTCAATAGAATCAAGGCCATGAAGTACGGCATTCTCTACAAGTGGTTGTATGAGGAGCTTCGGTATATGTATTTCTTTTAAATCGTCTGCCACCTGGATTTCGAAGGTGAATTTATTGGTGAAACGGTTTTTTTGAATGGTTAGGTAATTTTTGATAAGCAAGAGCTCATGTTGTACTGTTACGAATTCCTTCCCGTCACTTAAACTTAATCGAAAAAATTGAGATAAGGAATAAATCATGTCGGAAATGTCTGCCTCCTTCTTTTGCTGCGCCCTCCAAAAAATGGTGTCAAGGGTGTTATATAAGAAGTGCGGATGAATTTGTGCTTGTAATGTTTTTAATTCCGCTTCTTTTCGACTTAACTGAGAACGGAACACGTCGTCAATCAACTTCTTCATTTGTTGCACCATGTGATCATAGCCTCGTCCTAATTTGCCAACTTCGTCGTTGCCTCGGAAGGATACTTGTTGAGTAAAATCCCCTTTCTGAAGTTGATAAATGGATTTGGTCAGTTTTTTTAATGGTTTTGTTATGACTAAGGAAACATACCAGGAAAACCAAACTCCCATTAAAAAGCATAAAGCCGTTACAATAAAGGTCCATACTTTAATTGTATTTAACTCCTTGAGTAGATCTTCCCTAGGCTGTAGAAGGAGAACATTCCATCCATTTTCAGATTGGGAACTAGCTACTATCCATTCGTTA is from Radiobacillus kanasensis and encodes:
- a CDS encoding sensor histidine kinase, which encodes MKKKRLVTSYLDLPVRFKILLWFIPLLLITVAVTGWYSYYTAKNQVLEKINRAQLEYTNQISNQLDYITNDAVDFTNYLFLLSSVQQFLNPITQDDSISRRKQISEIASSLLVNQRDFQSLVLYGFNEEVPPLAINQTGVTSTMPFSSFTKTQHYKLALEQAGKPSWTLLTGDEHLFEGDSRTKIILTRVIKNSYTLKDLGMIVIGINEETLRRKYTKGLSNNAQLFIVHNNNKVITSTDGQWIGKDVADVPYFEEKSDDSITLTSNEWIVASSQSENGWNVLLLQPREDLLKELNTIKVWTFIVTALCFLMGVWFSWYVSLVITKPLKKLTKSIYQLQKGDFTQQVSFRGNDEVGKLGRGYDHMVQQMKKLIDDVFRSQLSRKEAELKTLQAQIHPHFLYNTLDTIFWRAQQKKEADISDMIYSLSQFFRLSLSDGKEFVTVQHELLLIKNYLTIQKNRFTNKFTFEIQVADDLKEIHIPKLLIQPLVENAVLHGLDSIEDNGLIYIHIVRKDSFLLIDVVDNGNGIEKQKLNHINKFLQKTDFETIAMEELQDRPGYALLNIMERLRMKYGQEATMMIESEQGMGTKVMLRIPLSIEH
- a CDS encoding response regulator, with the protein product MGVIHLFKLLIAEDEETIRNGIVSSIDWNKHNIDVCAEACNGAEALSLLESVHPDIILTDIQMPKMNGLEFIQQAKNKDYSFEAIVLTGYEDFQYAKQSIRLNVFDYILKPALPDKILDAVLRAKQRIEQAKLMNQQLHFLEEYTDKKNRLDKVEKLIYWFHFPEQSRTDDKVDIIKQLRMNIRPNIDMHVGIIRFPTKATSYYIDDYELLKFACLNVTTETLSSFYDGNLEVLFDQELLVWVANTDSNYEPSKLETYLNQLMENFQQYLKLPIYMGIGNPKPSIDDLHQTFQEAKEALDEHYYHKEKNAFFYTEDRDYKHILHDKELSRFENELITDIYNKQYDAALDKLESWLIYLKETTFYHKDQMNLKAMTLIIEMQKFVQGKTLTKIEWENDFVNWLEKMPTMKTFDDMSSILKKIFQNVFEILTVEKPVHRTVQRAQVIIEERYTENLTLESVANEVFVSSAYLSSLFKQELGINFLDYLHQYRITKAKLLLTQNYKIYEVANKIGYNDERHFSSTFKKWTGITPSRFQKENKFIG
- the chrA gene encoding chromate efflux transporter, translating into MSKQKTKIQTLLEILLTSTKLGLTSFGGPVAHLAYFKDEYIDRRKWLDDRTYADIIAICQFLPGPASSQVGISIGMLRGGLLGGLISWFGFTVPSIIVLIVFALMYQTFSLEDAGFIHSLKIVAAAVVLHALIGLGKKLTPDKPRLAIAIVAASIMLLYPSAWMQILIILGAGLLGLKLFTDKADSNVQPFSVNISKKLGLTSLGILISLLVILPFLNRVSDNPLITIFDTFFRVGSLVFGGGHVVLPMIEREVVPTGLLTANEFLAGYGMAQAVPGPLFTFSSYLGTMMEGITGAIVATIGIFLPSFLLIIAALPFLNELRKRASFQGILMGVNASVVGILLAAFYDPVINSSIFSTTDFALGVILFGLLTIWKVPAWLIVILGVIGGYVLQFITL
- a CDS encoding spore germination protein gives rise to the protein MGRFFTKKKSKLPETTDSPIFTDLDKNVEFLKKQFEGASDVVFRQLTSGNNKAYLFFVDGLIDSNRIEFHAIKQLLEETSEESISPKYIENKIVSVNSVKEANTFKEIIKQILNGNTILLVDKLDQALVLEVRGGSSRSISEPDAESVIRGPREGFTENLRVNTSLVRRKIHSPNLKVLSRTVGTETQTSIAILYLENLAPPQLVEEVLSRIDKIKIDGILESGYIEELIEDSPWSPFPQLQNTERPDTVAANLLEGRVSIVVDGTPFALILPVSFWQFIQASEDYYQRFHISVFLRILRVSLLFLALLMPAFYIAVVSFHQDMIPTTLLLSIAASREAIPFPVFIEAMIMELSFEALREAGIRLPKVIGQAVSILGALVIGTAAVEAGIVSAPMVIVVSLTGIASFTIPRFNMAISIRLLRFPIMILAGMFGLFGIVLGSIVLLTHLCKLRSFGVPYFSPLSPLKWSELKDVFIRVPWWDMDRRPKQFVKEDTKREASNLQPSPSQKES
- a CDS encoding PadR family transcriptional regulator, with the translated sequence MEDKVLRKLFLGFIHIHILHHAKEHPIYGVWMVNELKEHGYNISSGTLYPILHSMEYDGLLKKEERNVEGKIRKYYTITDKGNEVLIEARKKAYELFKEIK
- a CDS encoding IS3 family transposase; this encodes MFCTNICWSSSKSLGEYMFYYNNKRIESKLKGKSPVQFRTLAQSAA